A region of the Acinetobacter defluvii genome:
AGACCACTCAAGCACACGACCATCCCATGGGTCACCTGTATAATCAATATTTTGCTCACGTTGTAAGAAACCAACTACAACTTGCATAATGAAACAGAAAATACCTATTGCAACCAAACAAGAACCAAAGAATGCGATTGCTAAATATGGATCCCAATCTGGGTTGTCATACGAGTTTAGACGACGTGTCATGCCCATAAAACCAAGGATATATAAAGGCATGAAAGAGAAGTAGAAACCAAAGAACCAGAACCAGAAAGATGCTTTGCCCCAAGTTTCATTTAACTTCCAACCAAACATTTTCGGCCAGTAGAAAGTGATCCCTGCGAACATACCGAATACCACACCACCAATAATTACGTTATGGAAGTGAGCAATCAAGAATAGCGAGTTGTGTACTAAGAAGTCAGCTGGTGGAACAGCCATAAGTACACCAGTTAAACCACCGATACCGAAAGTCACAAGGAAGCCAAGTGTCCAGTACATTGGTGATGTAAATGTAATACGACCCTTATACATGGTGAATAACCAAGAGAAGATTTTCACACCCGTTGGGATCGCAATAATCATGGTCATGATACCGAAGAACGCGTTAACGTTGGCACCAGCACCCATTGTAAAGAAGTGGTGTAACCATACCACGAACGCAAGAACTGTGATCGCGATAGTCGCATATACCATTGATTTGTAACCAAACAATGTTTTGCGAGAGAAAGTTGAAACGATTTCTGAATATAAACCGAAAGCAGGTAAAATCAGAATATATACTTCTGGGTGACCCCAAGTCCAAATCAAGTTCACATAAAGCATTGGGCTACCGCCTAGCTCATTGGTGAAGAAGTGGAAATCGAAGTAACGGTCAAGCGTTAACATTGCAATTGTTGCAGTTAACACAGGGAATGATGCAATGATCAATACTGCTGTACACAGTGCAGTCCAAGTAAAGATCGGCATGTCCATCAGACCCATACCTGGTGCACGCATTTTAATGATGGTAACGAAGAAGTTAACACCCGTTAAAAGCGTACCTAAACCTGAAACCTGAAGCGCCCAAATATAGTAGTCAAC
Encoded here:
- the cyoB gene encoding cytochrome o ubiquinol oxidase subunit I; translated protein: MSVLFGKLNWDSIPYQEPIVLVTMVIMALGAAALLGGITYFKKWGYLWNVWFKSVDHKKIGIMYIIVSVVMLVRGFADAIMMRLQLFLAKGGGEGYLHPDHYDQIFTAHGVIMIFFVAMGLVVGMMNITVPLQIGARDVAFPLLNSLSFWLFAGAAGLMMASLVLGEFAATGWMAYPPLSGIQYSPGVGVDYYIWALQVSGLGTLLTGVNFFVTIIKMRAPGMGLMDMPIFTWTALCTAVLIIASFPVLTATIAMLTLDRYFDFHFFTNELGGSPMLYVNLIWTWGHPEVYILILPAFGLYSEIVSTFSRKTLFGYKSMVYATIAITVLAFVVWLHHFFTMGAGANVNAFFGIMTMIIAIPTGVKIFSWLFTMYKGRITFTSPMYWTLGFLVTFGIGGLTGVLMAVPPADFLVHNSLFLIAHFHNVIIGGVVFGMFAGITFYWPKMFGWKLNETWGKASFWFWFFGFYFSFMPLYILGFMGMTRRLNSYDNPDWDPYLAIAFFGSCLVAIGIFCFIMQVVVGFLQREQNIDYTGDPWDGRVLEWSTSSPAPFYNFAHLPKINGIDTFWNDKENGVAYARPTKYEDIHMPTDRAAGFVMAMFITVMGLALVWHVWWLVIATFLGAVISFIVSSFTKKVDYYVPAAEVERIENERYALLEKHLKKD